From one Trifolium pratense cultivar HEN17-A07 linkage group LG1, ARS_RC_1.1, whole genome shotgun sequence genomic stretch:
- the LOC123904338 gene encoding protein PSK SIMULATOR 1-like, with the protein MKGETVNVTWLGGFWPVPRKIGSEDKDGIGIMAFEVAGLMSKVVNFWHSLSDNEVMNLREWIVNSVGVKMLVSDDEYFLMELTWNEILHNFQSISQSVARLGKRCKDPIYHSYESFVHNPSQNYVQWSGWEYRLKKMEKKVKKMERFVTSMSLLSQELEVLKECEQTLRRMKLNRDMVDKAKLVEFQKKVMWQRQQVQNVRDLSPWSRSYDYIVRLLARSLCTILERIIFVFGNSHLPIENQQNDSSRTMNYTNNSLARNNSFPAALNVMQSSVHPSETNLNEFFSGPIGRKNKSKKKKKVQQVLQSQDSCEKLLSSEGKQLKYIGSFKGCISIQNDSDYHVVQSCIPSNGGSTRKNIDVKTKPVVNKSSFFHRSRVYFKLSLKEKLKPVPSTLGEAALALHYANVIVLIEKIVSSPRANMIDVQTRDNLYNRLPTTIRTALRSKLKWYAKGKLETEWNVVLTQILEWLAPLAHNMVKWHCERNFEKEYTSLKANVLLVQTLYFANQAKTEAAMVELLVGLHYVCRIDKKQVLDRLRRN; encoded by the coding sequence ATGAAGGGTGAAACAGTAAATGTGACATGGCTTGGTGGTTTTTGGCCAGTTCCACGCAAGATTGGTTCAGAAGACAAAGATGGAATTGGAATTATGGCATTTGAAGTTGCAGGGTTGATGTCAAAGGTTGTTAATTTTTGGCATTCTTTGAGTGATAATGAAGTAATGAATCTAAGAGAATGGATAGTAAATTCAGTTGGTGTTAAAATGCTTGTTTCTGATGATGAATATTTCTTAATGGAACTTACATGGAATGAGATTCTTCATAATTTTCAATCTATATCACAATCTGTTGCAAGGTTAGGTAAAAGGTGTAAGGATCCAATATATCATAGTTATGAAAGTTTTGTTCATAACCCATCTCAAAATTATGTTCAATGGTCAGGTTGGGAATATAGATTGAAAAAGATGGAGAAAAAAGTGAAGAAAATGGAAAGATTTGTTACTTCTATGTCACTTTTGTCTCAAGAGCTTGAGGTGTTAAAAGAGTGTGAACAAACTTTAAGGAGAATGAAGTTAAATCGCGACATGGTTGATAAGGCAAAATTGGTCGAGTTTCAGAAGAAGGTTATGTGGCAAAGGCAACAAGTGCAAAATGTAAGAGATTTGTCTCCTTGGAGTAGAAGTTATGATTATATTGTTAGGCTGTTAGCAAGATCATTGTGCACAATTCTTGAGAGAATCATATTTGTGTTTGGAAATAGTCATTTACCAATTGAAAACCAACAAAATGATTCCTCAAGAACAATGAACTATACTAACAATAGTCTCGCGCGCAACAATTCTTTCCCGGCAGCTCTCAATGTCATGCAATCTTCGGTTCATCCTTCTGAGACGAATCTAAACGAATTTTTTTCGGGACCTATTGGAAGAAAGAACAAGagcaagaaaaagaagaaagtgcAACAAGTGCTTCAATCACAAGATTCATGTGAAAAGCTTCTTTCTTCAGAAGGAAAGCAATTGAAGTATATTGGATCCTTCAAAGGTTGCATATCAATTCAAAACGATTCCGATTACCATGTAGTACAGAGTTGTATTCCATCTAACGGTGGTTCTACGCGGAAAAACATCGATGTGAAAACAAAACCGGTAGTTAATAAATCATCTTTCTTCCATAGAAGTAGAGTTTATTTTAAACTATCTCTCAAGGAAAAGTTAAAGCCGGTTCCATCAACCCTCGGTGAAGCAGCTTTAGCTCTACATTATGCAAATGTGATTGTATTAATAGAGAAGATCGTGTCATCACCTCGCGCGAACATGATCGATGTTCAAACGAGAGACAATCTTTACAATAGGCTACCAACGACTATAAGAACAGCTCTAAGGAGTAAGCTTAAATGGTATGCCAAAGGTAAGCTTGAAACAGAATGGAATGTGGTACTGACACAGATATTGGAGTGGTTAGCTCCACTTGCACACAATATGGTTAAGTGGCATTGTGAGAGGAATTTTGAGAAGGAATATACTAGTTTGAAAGCAAATGTTTTACTTGTACAGACTCTTTACTTTGCAAATCAAGCAAAAACTGAAGCTGCAATGGTTGAACTCCTTGTTGGTCTTCATTATGTATGCAGGATTGATAAAAAGCAGGTTCTAGATCGTTTAAGAAGGAATTAG
- the LOC123904351 gene encoding auxin-induced protein 15A-like translates to MACMWRKNACSGKKLPSDVPRGHLAVIVGEANRRFVIRADYLNHPLLQQLLDQAYEGHGFNKSGPLAIPCDEFLFEDILQSLGRGTRTRRSSSPVLTKKLDLCFSKDSVPLLEVFDRKRSNNYKH, encoded by the coding sequence ATGGCGTGCATGTGGCGCAAGAATGCCTGCAGTGGCAAAAAACTTCCATCAGACGTGCCGCGAGGCCACTTGGCTGTGATAGTAGGAGAGGCAAACAGGAGGTTTGTCATAAGAGCTGACTACCTGAACCACCCATTGCTTCAACAACTGCTTGATCAGGCATATGAAGGACATGGCTTCAACAAGAGTGGTCCTCTGGCTATACCTTGTGATGAGTTCCTATTTGAAGATATTCTTCAGTCCCTTGGTAGAGGAACTCGCACACGTCGATCCTCTTCCCCTGTGCTTACAAAAAAGCTAGATTTGTGCTTTTCCAAAGACTCTGTACCATTACTTGAAGTATTTGACAGAAAAAGGAGCAACAACTACAAGCATTAA
- the LOC123904344 gene encoding probable 3-deoxy-D-manno-octulosonic acid transferase, mitochondrial, whose amino-acid sequence MMKNGLAAYKIYRALSYGVSPLIRLHLRWRRFRGLEHLQRWPERLGHPSQPRQPGPLVWFHAVSLGEGMIAIPVIKHCIQKMPHLNILLTITTLSAFEVLRKRLPSEIILQFSPVDTPASISSFLHYWKPNAIVLMESELWPNLIMDASKNGITLALLNARISEKSFNIWSGSVLLPLISLMFSKFSLIVPLSTEQGVRFQLLQAPPYIINFSGDLKYVIGDIGVDESSRKSIDNLRLQLSHKQVWMASSIHRGEEEIILGVHTVLMQLQPNIVTIIVPRHPQHGREIVKKLEREGHNVVLRSQHERFTPETNIYVVDTLGELRQLYTLTPIAVIGGSFVPGLSGHNISEAAAAGCAILTGHHVGHFSHMVLEMQQSNPLSVLQVSGRVELENSLIELFTNTTLLETRRRAAKEAFCMLSSDIVANIWSLLNFHIFSRSFTETKPH is encoded by the exons ATGATGAAGAACGGATTAGCGGCGTACAAGATATACAGAGCTCTAAGCTACGGCGTATCACCGTTAATCCGTCTTCACTTACGGTGGCGCAGATTCCGCGGCCTTGAACACCTCCAACGATGGCCAGAACGGCTAGGTCATCCCTCTCAACCTCGACAACCAGGTCCCCTCGTATGGTTCCACGCCGTTTCATTAGGCGAAGGGATGATTGCAATTCCAGTAATCAAACACTGCATTCAGAAAATGCCTCATTTGAATATACTCTTGACCATAACCACTCTCTCTGCATT TGAAGTGCTAAGAAAACGGCTTCCAAGTGAAATCATTTTACAG TTTTCACCAGTTGATACACCTGCTTCCATAAGTTCTTTCCTACATTATTGGAAACCAAATGCTATTGTGCTGATGGAAAGTGAACTCTGGCCAAATCTTATCATGGATGCTTCAAAAAATGGT ATAACACTGGCACTGTTAAATGCTCGGATTTCTGAAAAATCCTTTAATATTTGGTCAGGATCTGTGCTTCTTCCATTGATTTCATTGATGTTTTCCAAGTTTTCCTTGATTGTGCCATTG AGTACAGAGCAGGGTGTCCGGTTTCAGCTACTGCAAGCTCCTCCTTATATCATAAACTTTTCTGGTGATCTAAAGTATG TAATAGGAGACATTGGAGTCGATGAAAGCAGCAGAAAAAGTATAGATAATCTAAGACTACAGCTTTCTCACAAGCAGGTTTGGATGGCTTCTTCCATTCATAGGGGGGAAGAAGAAA TAATATTAGGAGTTCACACTGTCCTTATGCAGCTGCAACCtaatattgttactattattgtCCCTCGGCATCCACAGCATGGACGAGAGATTGTGAAA AAATTGGAGAGAGAAGGACATAATGTTGTTTTGAGATCACAACACGAGAGGTTTACGCCAGAAACAAATATTTATGTGGTAGACACTTTGG GTGAATTAAGACAGTTGTACACATTAACACCAATAGCAGTGATTGGGGGTTCGTTCGTCCCTGGTTTATCTGGCCATAATATCTCAGAAGCTGCAGCAGCTGGCTGTGCTATTCTGACAG GTCACCATGTTGGCCATTTCTCCCACATGGTACTGGAAATGCAACAATCCAATCCTCTGTCCGTACTTCAG GTTTCTGGAAGAGTGGAGCTTGAAAATTCTCTCATTGAGCTCTTCACAAATACAACACTTCTTGAAACTCGTCGTAGAGCTGCAAAGGAAGCATTTTGTATGTTGTCCAGTGATATTGTTGCGAATATATGGAGTTTgctaaattttcatatttttagtAGATCGTTTACTGAGACGAAGCCTCATTAA